From one Paenibacillus terrae HPL-003 genomic stretch:
- a CDS encoding metal-sensing transcriptional repressor: MNTSKRKQIVNRLARIEGHVKAVKKMTNEGRDCSEVLLQIAAVQKALDNAAKLLLKDHLESCVVDAVHHGNQEEVLSDLNKALDNYIR, from the coding sequence ATGAACACAAGTAAACGAAAACAAATCGTTAACCGATTAGCAAGAATCGAAGGTCATGTGAAAGCTGTAAAGAAGATGACAAATGAAGGCCGTGATTGTTCAGAAGTTTTACTACAAATCGCCGCAGTGCAGAAAGCATTAGACAATGCGGCCAAACTTCTCCTCAAGGATCACTTGGAGAGTTGTGTTGTGGACGCTGTACACCACGGAAATCAAGAAGAGGTACTGTCCGATCTAAATAAAGCATTAGATAATTACATTCGATAG
- a CDS encoding tyrosine-type recombinase/integrase translates to MIEKRVSAKKEARELAKYLRAEHPDYAYLKSLFQQLRSELEIEIPKSSKKLPYVPTEEELKRYYEVVWKAKNFQDMMIVKTLMYTGVRVSELISIKLADIDFLYCQIRINKGKGSKDRIVPFPHTFKELLAMHADSMKKKQAAYLFESSWKKKYTDRGIRKILAKYSEEAKLSQNLSPHKLRHFLLTWLKKQGIDDALIQPYSGHESRKSLEVYSKLAITDAQNEYNEVINKFPI, encoded by the coding sequence GTGATTGAAAAACGCGTATCCGCAAAAAAGGAAGCCCGGGAACTGGCGAAATATCTTCGCGCTGAACATCCGGACTATGCTTACTTAAAGAGTTTGTTTCAGCAATTAAGGAGCGAGCTTGAAATTGAGATTCCAAAATCATCAAAGAAGCTACCTTACGTGCCGACAGAAGAAGAATTAAAAAGATACTATGAAGTGGTTTGGAAGGCCAAGAATTTTCAGGACATGATGATCGTGAAAACCCTTATGTATACAGGTGTCAGGGTCAGTGAGTTAATCAGCATCAAGCTGGCAGACATCGATTTTCTTTACTGCCAGATTCGAATCAACAAAGGAAAGGGTAGCAAAGATCGCATTGTTCCATTTCCTCATACTTTCAAAGAACTACTGGCCATGCACGCAGATTCGATGAAAAAGAAGCAAGCTGCCTATTTGTTTGAGTCCTCATGGAAGAAAAAGTACACGGACAGGGGAATCCGCAAGATATTGGCCAAATATTCAGAGGAAGCCAAATTATCTCAAAACCTGTCTCCTCATAAATTACGTCACTTTCTATTAACCTGGCTAAAAAAGCAGGGCATTGATGACGCGCTGATTCAACCTTATTCTGGTCATGAAAGCAGAAAGTCGTTAGAAGTTTATTCAAAGCTGGCGATTACCGATGCACAAAATGAATATAACGAGGTTATTAATAAATTCCCTATTTAA
- a CDS encoding TetR/AcrR family transcriptional regulator produces MVNQEDPRVLRTRQLIRAAFRDLLRRKGFDAITIKDIAQKATINRATFYAHFEDKYALLDEVTEQAFHEMIPEQVANALEFTDEICDQLILLTHQYIVDFYRICRMDSNSMATLVDEKIKKMLQQTIESIFLKGDTPHGADRHHIKIMAAMTGSAIYGAAHYWLNVEEKDRTDVLVDIVRPYVMNGLGLYRNGDEYR; encoded by the coding sequence ATGGTAAATCAGGAAGATCCGAGGGTGTTGCGCACACGACAGTTAATTAGGGCAGCGTTCAGAGATTTGTTGCGGAGAAAAGGATTTGATGCAATCACCATCAAAGATATCGCTCAGAAAGCAACCATTAACCGCGCCACCTTTTATGCCCATTTTGAAGATAAATATGCTTTGCTTGACGAAGTCACAGAACAGGCTTTTCATGAAATGATTCCTGAGCAAGTGGCGAATGCACTGGAGTTTACGGATGAAATATGTGACCAGTTGATCTTGCTGACGCACCAATACATCGTGGATTTTTATCGGATCTGCAGAATGGATTCCAATTCGATGGCTACGCTTGTCGATGAAAAAATAAAGAAAATGCTGCAGCAAACCATAGAGAGCATTTTTCTGAAAGGGGATACCCCCCATGGGGCGGACAGGCATCATATAAAAATCATGGCGGCCATGACAGGTTCAGCGATCTATGGCGCTGCGCATTATTGGTTGAATGTCGAGGAGAAGGATCGAACCGATGTGCTTGTAGACATTGTTCGTCCCTATGTAATGAACGGTCTGGGGCTGTATCGCAATGGCGATGAATACAGATGA
- a CDS encoding NADPH-dependent F420 reductase, whose amino-acid sequence MSYAIIGFGKIGQALAKAFARSGIEVSVATTRDPESFASAAAAIGPEIIPQKLADAVKADIIFLAVRFESYPDVAKALPTWQGKTIVDVTNAYGVPPEELGGQPSSKFVAQAFTGGRLVKGFNHLVAAVLDQDPAVHGGRRVVFLASDDDGAAAEIGALAENLGFAPIKLGGLSEGGLLAQARGNSWGQLIFKDLVKLD is encoded by the coding sequence ATGAGCTACGCAATTATTGGCTTCGGCAAGATCGGCCAGGCTCTTGCTAAGGCGTTTGCCCGAAGCGGCATCGAAGTATCCGTTGCAACCACTCGCGACCCGGAAAGCTTTGCATCCGCTGCGGCCGCGATCGGACCAGAGATCATTCCCCAAAAATTGGCGGACGCTGTTAAGGCGGACATCATCTTTTTGGCTGTCCGTTTCGAGTCGTACCCGGATGTCGCGAAGGCGCTCCCCACCTGGCAGGGGAAGACCATCGTCGATGTGACCAATGCCTACGGTGTGCCCCCTGAGGAACTGGGAGGACAGCCTTCTTCCAAGTTCGTCGCGCAGGCCTTCACTGGTGGACGATTGGTCAAAGGCTTCAACCATTTGGTGGCTGCCGTCCTTGACCAAGATCCGGCCGTTCATGGTGGCAGGAGAGTCGTGTTCCTGGCGAGCGACGATGATGGCGCAGCAGCGGAGATTGGTGCGCTTGCGGAAAATCTCGGTTTCGCGCCGATCAAACTTGGCGGGCTTTCGGAAGGCGGACTGCTTGCACAGGCGCGCGGAAATAGCTGGGGGCAACTGATCTTTAAGGATTTGGTCAAGCTCGACTGA
- a CDS encoding arginase family protein: protein MTKKTIRLLMPQWQGGYNPNYSFGAELLAWLAPDNDQPLIHVPVQAYDGTPLENENGMNGRKQLLEQLEAAQHIIDAHKPDRIVIFGGDCLVEQAPFAYLNERYGGELGLIWIDAHSDLVRYVGYDNGHTLPLGNLLGEGDEEFAKHVKIPLKPENVFIAGLATPTEQEIEVISEAFQRLGIAPTEPDTEVIQRLGIRTAGTQELTNSTESIREWIKESGIKHLAIHLDLDVLDPKAFRSLLFANPEAPYHYSPAGTMQMPQLLHLIKELSEETDVVGLGITEHMPWDSINLKNLLGEIPILNK from the coding sequence ATGACTAAAAAAACAATACGCCTGTTAATGCCACAATGGCAAGGGGGATACAATCCTAACTACTCTTTTGGAGCCGAACTGCTTGCTTGGCTAGCTCCAGACAATGATCAACCCCTTATTCATGTTCCAGTGCAAGCTTATGATGGAACTCCGCTGGAAAACGAGAACGGTATGAATGGGAGAAAACAGCTACTTGAACAATTAGAGGCTGCCCAGCATATCATTGACGCTCATAAGCCAGATCGCATTGTAATTTTTGGTGGTGACTGCTTGGTCGAGCAAGCCCCTTTTGCCTATTTAAACGAACGATACGGTGGGGAATTAGGTTTAATTTGGATCGATGCTCACAGTGATTTAGTTAGATATGTGGGCTATGATAACGGACATACTTTACCGCTCGGAAATCTATTGGGAGAAGGAGATGAGGAGTTCGCAAAACATGTGAAAATCCCTCTAAAACCTGAAAATGTCTTTATCGCGGGATTAGCAACACCTACAGAGCAAGAAATAGAAGTGATTTCAGAAGCGTTTCAAAGACTAGGTATAGCTCCAACAGAACCAGATACAGAAGTCATTCAAAGACTTGGGATTAGAACTGCAGGAACCCAAGAGTTAACGAACAGTACTGAATCTATAAGAGAGTGGATTAAGGAAAGCGGCATCAAGCACCTGGCTATTCATCTTGATTTAGATGTTCTTGACCCCAAGGCATTTCGTTCTTTATTATTCGCCAACCCTGAAGCACCTTATCATTATTCTCCTGCAGGAACCATGCAAATGCCTCAACTGCTTCATCTGATTAAAGAGCTATCTGAAGAAACAGATGTAGTTGGATTAGGTATAACGGAGCATATGCCGTGGGATTCTATTAACTTGAAGAATCTGCTTGGAGAAATACCTATTTTAAATAAGTAA
- a CDS encoding TetR/AcrR family transcriptional regulator has translation MNVSTDLRVVRSRKLIEQALMDILHNQGIKGLTVKNLSQKAGINRGTFYLHYKDIYDLIEQSEWMRGLLEIFEPIQLGHLFKHSDERSPFPAFAEAFRYLQHHSSFFKAIFHSSVPIEFRERLQYLVGTRMYESLKQDHPQSSWSDQPAGYIIAYLGTGQFGLIQHWFVTGRTLPPEEIALMLTRFIRRSPCLSPHFSGS, from the coding sequence ATGAACGTAAGTACAGATTTGCGGGTGGTTCGGAGCCGAAAGCTCATCGAACAGGCACTGATGGACATCCTACACAATCAGGGGATCAAGGGATTAACCGTTAAAAATCTGTCGCAAAAAGCCGGCATTAACCGCGGAACCTTTTATTTGCATTACAAAGATATTTACGACCTAATCGAGCAATCGGAATGGATGCGTGGCTTGCTGGAAATATTCGAGCCCATTCAGCTGGGTCATCTGTTTAAGCATTCGGATGAGAGATCGCCTTTCCCAGCTTTTGCCGAAGCCTTTCGGTATTTGCAACATCACTCTTCTTTTTTCAAGGCCATTTTCCATTCCTCCGTCCCCATTGAGTTCAGAGAGCGACTACAGTACCTGGTCGGAACCCGTATGTACGAAAGTCTCAAGCAAGATCACCCCCAATCGAGTTGGTCTGATCAACCCGCTGGTTATATCATTGCTTATCTGGGCACTGGCCAGTTCGGGTTAATTCAGCATTGGTTCGTAACCGGTCGAACGCTCCCCCCTGAAGAAATTGCCTTGATGCTGACTCGATTTATCCGTCGATCTCCTTGCCTTTCCCCTCATTTTAGTGGAAGCTGA
- a CDS encoding SDR family NAD(P)-dependent oxidoreductase, whose protein sequence is MGKLEGKVAVITGGATGIGRAAAKRFIEEGAFVFIFGRRQEALDAAVADLGPNARAVKGSVSDLADLDRLYAAVKSERGTLDIVFANAGAGSQLPLGEITAEHIDEIFDTNVKGSILTVQKALPLMGQGGSIILTGSSAGTTGAPAMSAYSASKAAVRNLARTWAEDLKGTGIRVNVLSPGATATELAKESLGEEGQKVFASMTPLQRMADPAEIGAVAAFLASSDSSFMTASEVAVDGGLAQI, encoded by the coding sequence ATGGGAAAGCTTGAAGGTAAGGTTGCAGTCATCACGGGGGGCGCTACCGGCATCGGCCGCGCCGCAGCAAAGCGATTCATCGAGGAGGGCGCCTTCGTCTTCATCTTCGGCCGCAGACAGGAAGCGCTCGACGCCGCTGTGGCCGACCTTGGGCCCAATGCCCGCGCGGTGAAGGGCTCGGTCTCCGATCTGGCCGACCTCGACCGACTCTACGCGGCGGTGAAGTCCGAGCGCGGAACTCTCGACATCGTCTTCGCCAATGCCGGGGCGGGAAGCCAGCTTCCGCTCGGCGAGATCACCGCTGAGCACATTGACGAAATCTTTGACACCAATGTGAAGGGTTCGATCCTCACGGTCCAGAAGGCGCTACCGCTGATGGGCCAGGGCGGTTCGATCATCCTAACGGGATCGAGCGCTGGCACCACGGGCGCCCCGGCAATGAGCGCCTACAGCGCGAGTAAGGCGGCAGTGCGCAACCTCGCGCGGACCTGGGCGGAGGACCTGAAGGGCACCGGCATCCGGGTAAACGTGCTGTCGCCCGGAGCGACGGCAACCGAGCTCGCGAAGGAATCGCTAGGCGAGGAGGGCCAAAAAGTCTTCGCCTCGATGACTCCGCTCCAGCGCATGGCTGATCCGGCGGAGATTGGGGCGGTGGCCGCCTTTCTCGCATCATCGGACAGCAGCTTCATGACCGCCAGCGAGGTCGCCGTCGACGGCGGTCTAGCGCAAATCTGA
- a CDS encoding LacI family DNA-binding transcriptional regulator → MANIHEIAKLAGVSSATVSRVINNHPYVSEPTRQRVQEVIDRLDYVPNLNAVSLKKGMTKLIGIISISFNDSLGLFVRGFTTYAQEHGFNIALFITNGVKDRELEALEMLRRKQLDALVCMIRVNEWSVIEHYTKYGPIVTWQRVNIETIPSVFMDQYQGYMLALEHLYARGYRSIVNVYGNMRGLNTKERIRAYHDFCKKYDLDAEAFPHFYDLNSIEAGEQIAHWWGEQPHKPDAFACSTDYLAAGLLTEARRLGVSVPSDVAVVGFDNTEISHLLDLTTIHYPIDKQAENAFIMIRNALEGLHEALHPLEFNLVERATT, encoded by the coding sequence GTGGCGAATATTCATGAAATTGCAAAGCTCGCGGGTGTATCCTCGGCTACGGTGTCCCGTGTCATTAATAACCATCCGTACGTAAGTGAACCGACAAGACAGCGTGTGCAGGAGGTCATAGACCGACTGGATTACGTTCCTAATTTAAATGCGGTATCTTTAAAAAAGGGCATGACCAAGCTCATAGGGATTATTTCAATTTCTTTTAATGATTCATTGGGTTTATTTGTGCGCGGCTTTACTACGTATGCTCAGGAGCATGGCTTTAATATAGCGCTGTTTATTACGAATGGAGTAAAGGATCGGGAGCTGGAAGCACTGGAAATGCTGCGGAGAAAGCAACTGGATGCTTTGGTTTGCATGATTCGTGTCAATGAGTGGAGTGTGATTGAGCACTACACCAAATATGGCCCAATTGTGACGTGGCAGCGGGTGAACATCGAGACGATTCCGTCCGTATTTATGGATCAGTATCAGGGGTACATGCTTGCGCTGGAGCATCTGTATGCCAGAGGCTATCGCAGCATTGTGAATGTATATGGGAACATGAGGGGGCTGAATACGAAGGAGCGCATTCGGGCCTATCATGATTTTTGCAAAAAATATGATCTGGACGCTGAGGCCTTTCCGCATTTTTATGACTTGAATTCAATAGAAGCGGGTGAACAAATTGCTCACTGGTGGGGAGAACAACCCCACAAGCCGGATGCTTTCGCTTGTTCTACCGATTATTTGGCTGCAGGCCTTTTGACCGAAGCACGTAGGCTTGGTGTTTCTGTACCGAGTGATGTTGCAGTGGTGGGCTTTGATAATACCGAAATTTCGCATTTGCTTGATTTAACCACCATTCATTACCCGATTGACAAGCAAGCGGAAAATGCATTCATTATGATTCGAAATGCTCTTGAGGGACTTCATGAAGCATTACATCCTTTGGAGTTCAATTTAGTTGAGCGAGCGACCACTTAA
- a CDS encoding winged helix-turn-helix transcriptional regulator produces the protein MSMAEFKGKVKNIQDTPFGYTVSVIGGKWKMVIIYLLAENQPVRFNDLKRQIGAITYKTLSSQLKELEADGLVNRKEYPQVPPKVEYSLTDKAETLLPVLEGLCEWGTKNQNN, from the coding sequence ATGAGCATGGCTGAATTTAAAGGTAAAGTTAAAAATATTCAAGATACACCTTTTGGTTATACCGTGTCAGTTATTGGAGGTAAATGGAAAATGGTTATTATTTACCTCCTAGCAGAAAACCAACCGGTTCGCTTTAATGATCTGAAAAGACAGATAGGAGCTATTACTTATAAAACATTGAGTTCACAGCTAAAAGAATTGGAAGCGGATGGTCTGGTGAATCGGAAAGAGTATCCTCAAGTTCCCCCTAAAGTCGAGTACAGTCTCACAGATAAAGCGGAAACACTATTACCCGTTTTGGAAGGGTTATGTGAGTGGGGGACCAAAAACCAAAATAATTAA
- a CDS encoding NADPH-dependent FMN reductase, producing the protein MGITAICGSLREGSFNRRVLKAVKELAPKHWEIHHVDLSTIPLYNSDIESQGYPQSVVEFEESIRKADGVLIVTLNTTWEF; encoded by the coding sequence TTGGGCATCACTGCCATATGCGGAAGTCTTCGTGAAGGTTCTTTCAATAGAAGGGTGTTAAAGGCTGTGAAAGAGCTTGCGCCAAAGCATTGGGAGATTCATCACGTTGACTTATCAACGATTCCTCTTTATAATTCTGACATCGAGAGCCAAGGCTATCCCCAGTCGGTTGTCGAATTTGAAGAAAGCATTCGAAAAGCGGACGGTGTACTGATTGTCACCCTGAATACAACATGGGAATTCTAA
- a CDS encoding aldo/keto reductase has translation MQYRDLARTGISVSQFALGGGVFGSLAGKEEGGRIIHEALDAGINIIDTSNRCGDGELERIIGEAIKGKREKVILATKFGAEPNDERNQSGVSRRWVRQAVEQSLLRLQTDYIDLYQLHRPFGDVAFEEILGVLSDLVQEGKIHYIGTSNHQAWQLSESQAESERRHLERFVSEQSPYSILNRSIEMDIAEVARRHDVALLTYSPLAGGLLTGKYVSGSAAESGSRAALLKGASGRMLDPELPENAQKFAIIEKLKHVADQAGMPLAHMAVAFAQTHPAVTSIIVGPRTPEQLKQYLAGADISLSPELLDAIDAIVPPGRKTDNQDPAWTPEWLHPSRRRR, from the coding sequence ATGCAATATCGAGATTTAGCGCGCACCGGGATTAGCGTGAGTCAATTTGCGTTGGGAGGGGGTGTTTTCGGATCGCTTGCTGGTAAAGAAGAGGGGGGCCGTATCATTCACGAAGCGTTGGATGCCGGCATCAACATAATCGATACTTCCAACCGTTGTGGGGACGGAGAATTGGAAAGAATCATTGGTGAAGCGATTAAGGGCAAACGGGAAAAAGTTATTCTGGCAACGAAATTCGGGGCTGAACCGAATGACGAGCGGAATCAAAGCGGCGTTTCTCGTCGCTGGGTTCGACAAGCGGTCGAACAAAGTCTACTACGGCTGCAAACAGATTATATCGATCTGTATCAGTTGCATCGTCCGTTTGGGGACGTTGCTTTCGAAGAAATTTTGGGCGTATTGAGCGATCTTGTCCAAGAAGGTAAGATCCATTATATTGGCACTTCCAACCATCAAGCCTGGCAGTTGTCAGAGTCACAAGCAGAGAGCGAGCGCCGCCACTTGGAGCGTTTTGTCAGCGAACAATCTCCGTACTCAATTCTTAACCGAAGCATAGAGATGGATATTGCCGAAGTCGCTCGGCGTCACGATGTTGCTTTGTTGACTTACAGTCCGCTAGCAGGTGGTCTTCTGACAGGCAAATATGTGTCCGGTAGCGCGGCGGAGAGTGGGTCGCGAGCGGCACTATTAAAGGGAGCTTCCGGCCGCATGCTCGATCCTGAATTACCTGAAAATGCGCAAAAGTTCGCGATCATCGAAAAGTTGAAGCATGTAGCCGACCAGGCAGGAATGCCGCTGGCCCATATGGCTGTAGCATTTGCCCAGACTCATCCGGCTGTCACTTCAATTATTGTGGGGCCGCGCACACCAGAGCAATTGAAGCAATATCTAGCTGGAGCGGATATATCGCTTAGCCCCGAATTACTGGACGCCATAGATGCGATCGTTCCTCCAGGGAGAAAAACGGACAACCAGGATCCAGCTTGGACGCCGGAATGGCTGCATCCTTCCCGGCGCAGACGATAA
- a CDS encoding ketopantoate reductase family protein, with protein sequence MNTKPHRLLIFGAGVIGSVYALRLAQSGLDVTILARGKRLEALKRDGLQYNDNGSIKKISINTIEKLDNDDIYDFIFVPVRYDQAESALSAIKHNRSKTIVTFTNTIGYDSWLEIVGDRLLPGFPGAGGDIKEDVLYAQFGSEKHQGTIFGEINGLTTERVKELAQIFESVDLHYEIQKDIQAFHISHTALAIVNKHFYTNDVMVDIETARSVSTLSKIAADIKQNIHLVEQAGIPVIPPETKAMGELPDNDIISRYRQMLSNDFIIDVKLGNHAISQKAEIMLLDEMFHKMISDRR encoded by the coding sequence TTGAACACCAAACCACATAGACTTTTGATATTTGGCGCCGGCGTGATTGGTAGTGTATATGCACTACGATTAGCACAGTCGGGACTGGACGTCACTATACTGGCACGAGGAAAGAGACTGGAGGCGCTGAAAAGGGACGGCCTGCAATACAACGATAATGGATCGATAAAGAAAATATCGATCAACACGATAGAAAAGCTTGATAACGACGACATTTATGATTTTATCTTTGTTCCAGTACGATATGATCAGGCCGAATCTGCCCTGTCTGCGATCAAGCATAATCGGAGCAAGACCATCGTCACCTTTACCAACACCATTGGATATGACTCTTGGCTTGAAATCGTGGGCGATCGCTTACTTCCGGGATTCCCGGGCGCCGGTGGAGACATCAAAGAAGATGTTCTATACGCCCAATTCGGTTCCGAAAAACATCAAGGAACCATTTTTGGTGAAATAAATGGATTAACGACCGAAAGAGTGAAAGAGCTTGCCCAAATATTTGAATCGGTGGATTTGCATTATGAAATCCAAAAAGACATTCAAGCATTCCATATTTCGCATACTGCGTTGGCTATCGTCAACAAGCATTTCTATACGAATGACGTAATGGTGGATATAGAGACGGCAAGAAGTGTAAGCACTCTAAGCAAGATCGCCGCAGATATTAAACAAAACATTCACCTGGTAGAGCAAGCCGGAATTCCGGTAATCCCACCCGAAACGAAGGCAATGGGAGAATTGCCTGACAACGATATTATTTCCCGTTACCGCCAGATGCTGAGCAATGACTTCATAATTGATGTAAAGCTTGGGAACCATGCCATCAGCCAAAAAGCAGAAATAATGTTATTAGACGAGATGTTTCATAAAATGATATCCGACCGGCGATGA
- a CDS encoding (4Fe-4S)-binding protein has product MTNHKVYYGKDIEVMFNSEVCIHSGICVKGLPGVFNLSKRPWVNPDADTMEAIARHIDTCPSGALTYRRLDGEYSTKKEG; this is encoded by the coding sequence ATGACTAATCATAAAGTATACTACGGTAAAGATATCGAGGTAATGTTTAATTCGGAGGTATGCATTCATTCTGGTATTTGCGTAAAAGGCCTCCCTGGTGTTTTTAATTTAAGCAAGCGTCCTTGGGTTAATCCCGATGCTGACACTATGGAGGCAATTGCCCGACATATTGATACCTGCCCAAGCGGAGCACTGACGTATAGACGTCTGGACGGTGAATATTCAACAAAGAAAGAGGGATGA
- a CDS encoding GNAT family N-acetyltransferase, which yields MHTVDHDTANKRFLIRDNGGIAAVMTYVISSPELYIIDHTLVENAYRGQGLGDKLVKAMVEYARENGIKILPLCPFAKGRFERLSEYADVLHK from the coding sequence ATGCATACTGTAGATCATGATACCGCTAATAAAAGATTTCTTATTCGAGATAACGGCGGCATTGCTGCGGTGATGACGTATGTAATCTCAAGTCCAGAGCTTTACATTATTGATCACACTTTGGTCGAAAATGCTTACCGAGGACAAGGGCTTGGCGATAAGCTGGTCAAAGCTATGGTGGAATACGCGCGGGAAAACGGTATTAAGATTTTACCCTTATGCCCGTTTGCCAAGGGACGATTCGAACGTCTCTCCGAATACGCGGATGTTCTCCATAAATAA
- a CDS encoding TetR/AcrR family transcriptional regulator, producing the protein MMRADARKNYSHLLAVARDVLAEHGVDASMRDIARRADVGLATLLRHFPTREALFEALLCTNLEALTQKAGELETSKPPDEALVSWVREQVAFVQSYSGVVALMASAHADPDSALYATCAAVHSAGERLLLRAQTEGTARADMNGDDLFALISALGWLVDQPSFAPRTDHLFNVITSAIYATGK; encoded by the coding sequence ATGATGCGAGCCGACGCCAGAAAAAATTACAGTCATCTACTTGCAGTCGCGCGTGACGTCCTCGCCGAGCATGGTGTCGATGCGTCCATGCGAGATATCGCCCGCCGGGCCGACGTCGGGTTGGCCACATTGCTTCGTCATTTCCCGACGCGGGAAGCCTTGTTCGAAGCGTTGCTGTGTACGAATCTGGAGGCACTGACGCAGAAGGCAGGCGAACTCGAAACGTCGAAACCACCTGACGAAGCGCTCGTGTCCTGGGTTCGCGAACAGGTGGCTTTCGTCCAAAGCTATAGCGGCGTTGTCGCCTTGATGGCGAGCGCCCACGCGGACCCGGACTCCGCGCTTTACGCTACATGCGCAGCGGTGCACTCAGCGGGCGAGCGACTATTGCTCCGAGCTCAGACCGAGGGAACGGCGCGCGCCGATATGAATGGGGACGACTTGTTCGCCCTGATATCGGCGCTCGGCTGGCTTGTCGACCAACCTTCATTCGCGCCACGGACCGATCATCTCTTCAATGTTATCACGAGCGCCATCTATGCTACCGGAAAATAG